One Nostocoides sp. HKS02 genomic window carries:
- a CDS encoding [protein-PII] uridylyltransferase, translating to MTIEHADLAARRLDLAGARGFDAPGAGPARRTAIGTLTRSWLAEVWREALAGRPAEGLALAAVGSLARGDAGPLSDVDLVLLHYGRSLGGEDLRTLADQIWYPVWDAGVRLDHSVRTVSQCRTVAAGDLTAAVGLLDLDCVAGDPEVVAAARSTVAHDWRANARKRLPQLVEALQARHARHGDLAQSLEPDLKDAHGGLRDMTVLRALVAAWLTDRPHGDVDEAHRTLLDVRDAVHVVTGKGRDRLTREDHDGVAALLGHTDADELLTDVSNAARTIAYALDGTVRRAGQSQRARTLRVGPRRPQLNPLGFGMYEHDGEVVLGPRNALATDPLLPLRAAVIAARNGLPIAPTTLANLASQTPQLTDPWPVIARDLFADLLATGPGLVGVWEGLDQAGIVDRWFPEWAAVRSRPQRNAVHRHTVDRHLVETVVLAGGLVRGVHRADLLLLGALLHDIGKVRGAHDHSAAGAPLAAAIATRLGYAERDVATIELLVREHLTLIDLATRRDHKDPGTVTAARAAAGGSREIFDLLLALTEADASAAGPQAWTDWRATLLRQLAEAAQSGWEEGATPPPAEVATVSNADLESVAAGEPRVVIRPQGGSYRIDVFDRDRLGLFADTAGLLAAYGLVVRTAILRTLDGVAANEWHVESPSGEPPDEQRIVRGLERLAVGDRTPLGLLERRRQFAGRPSAQASSGSPGQARALVVPHASQEATVIEVRAQDRPGLLHELGLAFAKAGLSVRSAHIATYAGQTLDTFYVTEFGGRLLSPAKVAQTVAAVIDTCDGNPPT from the coding sequence ATGACCATCGAGCATGCCGACCTGGCGGCCCGCCGTCTCGACCTGGCCGGTGCGCGGGGCTTCGACGCCCCGGGGGCCGGCCCGGCCCGTCGCACCGCCATCGGGACCCTCACGCGCAGCTGGCTCGCCGAGGTGTGGCGCGAGGCGCTGGCCGGTCGCCCCGCCGAGGGTCTGGCCCTCGCGGCCGTCGGCAGCCTCGCCCGCGGCGACGCCGGCCCGCTCAGCGATGTCGACCTCGTGCTGCTCCACTACGGGCGATCGCTCGGCGGCGAGGACCTGCGCACCCTGGCCGACCAGATCTGGTACCCCGTCTGGGATGCCGGTGTCCGGCTCGACCACTCGGTGCGCACCGTGAGCCAGTGCCGCACCGTCGCCGCCGGTGACCTCACGGCCGCGGTGGGCCTGCTCGACCTCGACTGCGTGGCGGGCGACCCCGAGGTCGTCGCCGCAGCCCGGTCCACGGTGGCGCACGACTGGCGCGCCAACGCCCGCAAGCGGCTGCCGCAGCTCGTCGAGGCGCTGCAGGCCCGGCATGCCCGGCACGGGGACCTGGCGCAGAGCCTCGAGCCCGACCTCAAGGACGCCCACGGCGGGCTGCGCGACATGACGGTCCTGCGCGCCCTCGTCGCCGCGTGGCTCACCGACCGGCCCCACGGCGACGTCGACGAGGCGCACCGGACGCTGCTCGACGTCCGCGACGCGGTGCACGTCGTCACGGGCAAGGGCCGCGACCGGCTGACCCGCGAGGACCACGACGGGGTCGCCGCGCTGCTGGGGCACACCGACGCCGACGAGCTGCTCACCGACGTCTCGAACGCGGCCCGGACGATCGCCTACGCCCTCGACGGCACGGTCCGCCGGGCGGGGCAGTCGCAGCGCGCCCGCACCCTGCGGGTCGGCCCACGCCGCCCCCAGCTCAACCCGCTCGGTTTCGGCATGTACGAGCACGACGGCGAGGTGGTGCTCGGACCACGCAACGCGCTGGCCACCGACCCCCTCCTGCCGCTGCGCGCCGCCGTGATCGCCGCCCGCAACGGCCTGCCCATCGCCCCCACGACGCTGGCCAACCTCGCCTCCCAGACGCCGCAGCTCACCGACCCCTGGCCGGTCATCGCCCGCGACCTGTTCGCCGACCTGCTCGCGACCGGTCCCGGCCTGGTCGGCGTGTGGGAGGGACTGGACCAGGCGGGGATCGTCGACCGTTGGTTCCCCGAGTGGGCCGCGGTGCGCTCGCGCCCCCAGCGCAACGCCGTGCACCGCCACACGGTGGACCGTCACCTCGTCGAGACGGTCGTGCTCGCCGGCGGTCTGGTCCGCGGCGTGCACCGCGCCGACCTGCTGTTGCTCGGCGCCCTGCTGCACGACATCGGCAAGGTCCGGGGCGCCCACGACCACTCGGCCGCTGGCGCGCCGCTCGCGGCCGCCATCGCGACGCGGTTGGGGTATGCCGAGCGCGACGTCGCCACGATCGAGCTGCTCGTGCGCGAGCACCTCACCCTGATCGACCTCGCCACGCGTCGCGACCACAAGGACCCGGGCACCGTCACCGCCGCGAGGGCGGCAGCCGGTGGGTCGCGGGAGATCTTCGACCTGCTGCTGGCCCTCACCGAAGCCGATGCGAGCGCCGCGGGACCGCAGGCCTGGACCGACTGGCGGGCCACACTGCTGCGCCAGCTCGCCGAGGCGGCCCAGAGCGGCTGGGAGGAGGGCGCGACCCCGCCACCGGCCGAGGTTGCCACGGTCTCGAACGCCGACCTCGAGTCGGTCGCGGCGGGGGAGCCCCGGGTCGTCATCCGGCCCCAGGGTGGCTCCTACCGCATCGACGTCTTCGACCGGGACCGGCTGGGACTGTTCGCCGACACCGCGGGGCTGCTCGCGGCATACGGGCTCGTCGTGCGTACGGCGATCCTGCGGACGCTCGACGGCGTCGCCGCCAACGAGTGGCACGTCGAGAGCCCGAGCGGGGAGCCGCCGGACGAGCAGCGCATCGTGCGCGGGCTCGAGCGCCTCGCCGTCGGCGACCGGACCCCGCTCGGACTGCTGGAGCGCCGTCGCCAGTTCGCCGGCCGACCCAGCGCCCAGGCGTCGTCGGGTTCGCCGGGGCAGGCGCGGGCTCTCGTCGTGCCCCACGCGTCGCAGGAGGCCACGGTCATCGAGGTGCGCGCCCAGGACCGCCCCGGCCTGCTCCACGAGCTGGGCCTGGCCTTCGCGAAGGCAGGGCTGTCCGTGCGCTCCGCACACATCGCCACGTATGCCGGGCAGACTCTGGACACGTTCTACGTCACCGAGTTCGGGGGCCGCCTGCTGTCGCCGGCCAAGGTGGCCCAGACGGTGGCTGCGGTGATCGACACCTGTGACGGCAACCCGCCGACCTGA
- a CDS encoding P-II family nitrogen regulator, translating to MKLVTAIIKPHQLDEVKEALEAYGISGMTVSEVSGYGRQRGHSEVYRGAEYTVDFVPKVRVEVLVDDMDASSVCDVVLKAAQTGRIGDGKIWTVPVDDVIRVRTGERGVDAL from the coding sequence ATGAAGCTCGTGACCGCCATCATCAAGCCCCACCAGCTCGACGAGGTCAAGGAGGCCCTGGAGGCCTACGGCATCTCCGGCATGACCGTCAGCGAGGTGTCCGGCTACGGGCGCCAGCGCGGCCACAGCGAGGTCTACCGCGGTGCCGAGTACACCGTCGACTTCGTGCCGAAGGTGCGCGTCGAGGTCCTCGTGGACGACATGGACGCCAGCTCCGTGTGTGACGTCGTCCTCAAGGCCGCACAGACCGGTCGCATCGGTGACGGGAAGATCTGGACCGTTCCCGTCGACGACGTGATCCGGGTGCGCACCGGCGAACGCGGAGTCGACGCGCTCTAG
- a CDS encoding ammonium transporter, with protein sequence MSALTLVAADTPFIDSGNTAWVLAAAALVLFMTPGLALFYGGMVRTKSVLNMMMMSFITMGTVGTVWILWGYSEAFGPDVGGGLVGNPFTHFGLKGVLDQIYGFVPADPSKGVAAAGGIPGSAFVAFQVVFAIIAVALVSGAIADRAKFTAWTVFTVVWATVVYFPAAHWVFAFSGYAAQTGGWIANKAGGMFLGGAGAYDFAGGTAIHINAGAAGLALAIVLGKRIGFAKEPMRPHNLTLVMIGAGILWFGWFGFNAGSALGAGAQAAGVWVNTLAATATAMLGWLVVEKVRDGHATSLGAASGIVAGLVAITPACATVSPIGALIVGLVAGAGCALAVGLKFRFGFDDSLDVVGVHLVGGLIGTLLIGLLATKGSPTGAAGLAVNEGLFYGGGFSQLGAQVEGALFVMIFSFVATYLIGLAIHKTIGFRVDEADEAQGVDLTEHAESAYDLSGLSGGRFGSGSAVSTASAKTKEGAPA encoded by the coding sequence ATGAGCGCACTAACACTTGTGGCGGCCGACACGCCATTCATCGACAGCGGGAACACCGCGTGGGTCCTCGCTGCGGCGGCCCTCGTGCTGTTCATGACCCCCGGCCTCGCCCTCTTCTACGGCGGCATGGTCCGGACCAAGAGCGTGCTGAACATGATGATGATGAGCTTCATCACCATGGGCACGGTCGGAACCGTGTGGATCCTCTGGGGCTACAGCGAGGCCTTCGGGCCAGACGTGGGTGGCGGCCTGGTGGGCAACCCCTTCACCCACTTCGGGCTCAAGGGGGTGCTCGACCAGATCTACGGCTTCGTCCCCGCCGACCCGTCCAAGGGAGTCGCGGCAGCCGGCGGCATACCGGGCTCGGCCTTCGTCGCCTTCCAGGTGGTCTTCGCCATCATCGCGGTGGCCCTCGTCTCCGGCGCCATCGCCGACCGGGCCAAGTTCACCGCCTGGACCGTCTTCACCGTCGTGTGGGCCACCGTGGTCTACTTCCCGGCGGCGCACTGGGTGTTCGCCTTCAGCGGGTATGCCGCGCAGACCGGCGGCTGGATCGCCAACAAGGCCGGGGGCATGTTCCTCGGCGGTGCTGGCGCCTATGACTTCGCCGGTGGCACGGCGATCCACATCAACGCCGGTGCGGCGGGCCTGGCGCTCGCGATCGTGCTCGGCAAGCGCATCGGGTTCGCCAAGGAGCCCATGCGGCCGCACAACCTCACCCTCGTCATGATCGGTGCGGGCATCCTGTGGTTCGGCTGGTTCGGCTTCAACGCGGGCTCGGCCCTCGGCGCCGGTGCCCAGGCGGCTGGCGTCTGGGTCAACACCCTGGCCGCCACGGCCACCGCGATGCTGGGCTGGCTCGTCGTGGAGAAGGTGCGGGACGGCCACGCCACCTCGCTCGGTGCTGCCTCGGGCATCGTCGCGGGGCTGGTCGCGATCACCCCGGCCTGCGCCACGGTCTCGCCGATCGGCGCGCTCATCGTGGGCCTCGTCGCCGGCGCCGGATGCGCCCTGGCGGTGGGGCTGAAGTTCCGCTTCGGCTTCGACGACAGCCTCGACGTCGTGGGTGTCCACCTCGTCGGTGGCCTCATCGGCACCCTCCTGATCGGCCTCCTGGCCACCAAGGGCAGCCCCACCGGGGCTGCGGGCCTGGCCGTCAACGAGGGGCTGTTCTACGGTGGCGGGTTCTCCCAGCTCGGAGCGCAGGTCGAGGGCGCGCTGTTCGTGATGATCTTCTCGTTCGTCGCGACGTACCTCATCGGCCTGGCGATCCACAAGACGATCGGCTTCCGGGTCGACGAGGCCGACGAGGCCCAGGGCGTCGACCTCACCGAGCACGCGGAGAGCGCCTACGATCTCAGTGGCCTCAGCGGCGGACGCTTTGGCTCCGGCTCGGCAGTGTCCACGGCTTCGGCCAAGACCAAGGAGGGAGCACCCGCATGA
- the ftsY gene encoding signal recognition particle-docking protein FtsY encodes MARVIDQLWEWIAIAVGLLLVLGGVLVGLVRGRGGRSRSAPARRPDVLPGVGDDAEPPRDAPKRSVQDAGSVDTLPASPATLPEPTTPTIERPEAPAGRLQRLRARLSRSNSALGQGLLALLSRGGLDEAAWEEVEDTLIASDLGVEASTELVAKLRARVKVEGTTDENTVRGWLREDLLALVDPSLDRSLADSRVDGRPAVILVVGVNGTGKTTTVGKLARVLVAQDKDVVLGAADTFRAAAADQLETWGARVGVPTVRSDRDGADPAAVAFDAVKAGAELEADVVLVDTAGRLHNKVGLMDELGKVKRVIEKQSPIDEVLLVLDATTGQNGLRQAEVFAEVVNVTGIVLTKLDGTAKGGIVVSVQRKLGVPVKLVGLGEGPDDLAPFDPEAFVDAILA; translated from the coding sequence ATGGCGCGCGTGATTGATCAGCTGTGGGAATGGATCGCCATCGCCGTCGGGCTCCTGCTGGTGCTCGGTGGTGTGCTCGTCGGCCTGGTGCGGGGACGAGGGGGCCGCAGCCGGTCCGCGCCCGCGCGTCGCCCTGACGTGCTGCCCGGTGTCGGTGACGATGCCGAGCCGCCCCGGGACGCGCCCAAGCGCTCGGTCCAGGATGCCGGCTCCGTCGACACGCTGCCCGCCTCGCCGGCCACGCTTCCCGAGCCGACCACGCCGACGATCGAGCGACCCGAGGCACCCGCGGGCCGTCTCCAGCGCCTGCGAGCCCGCCTCTCGCGTTCGAACTCCGCCCTCGGCCAGGGGCTGCTGGCGCTGCTGTCCCGCGGCGGTCTCGACGAGGCGGCCTGGGAGGAGGTCGAGGACACCCTCATCGCCTCCGACCTCGGCGTCGAGGCCAGCACCGAGCTCGTCGCGAAGCTGCGCGCGCGGGTCAAGGTCGAGGGCACCACTGACGAGAACACCGTGCGCGGCTGGCTCCGCGAGGACCTCCTCGCGCTGGTCGACCCCTCCCTCGACCGGTCGCTGGCCGACTCGAGGGTCGACGGCCGCCCTGCGGTCATCCTCGTCGTGGGGGTCAACGGCACCGGCAAGACGACCACCGTGGGCAAGCTCGCGCGCGTGCTCGTCGCCCAGGACAAGGACGTCGTGCTCGGCGCTGCCGACACGTTCCGCGCGGCGGCAGCCGACCAGCTCGAGACGTGGGGTGCCCGGGTCGGGGTGCCCACGGTCCGCTCGGACCGCGACGGGGCCGACCCGGCGGCGGTCGCCTTCGACGCCGTCAAGGCGGGCGCCGAGCTGGAGGCCGACGTCGTGCTCGTCGACACCGCGGGCCGACTGCACAACAAGGTCGGGCTGATGGACGAGCTCGGCAAGGTCAAGCGCGTCATCGAGAAGCAGAGCCCGATCGACGAGGTCCTGCTCGTACTGGACGCCACCACGGGGCAGAACGGCCTGCGGCAGGCCGAGGTGTTCGCCGAGGTCGTCAACGTCACCGGGATCGTGCTCACCAAGCTCGACGGCACGGCCAAGGGCGGCATCGTGGTCTCCGTGCAGCGCAAGCTCGGGGTGCCGGTCAAGCTCGTCGGCCTGGGCGAAGGGCCGGACGACCTCGCGCCGTTCGACCCCGAGGCGTTCGTCGACGCGATCCTGGCCTGA
- a CDS encoding YtxH domain-containing protein — protein sequence MVVLIIGMLICVGLAVAVVAVVAVPARREGRELLTPQGEEIVAIVKEKTESTLDKTGEAISTAKDKVSDTVSNPFSDNADDTPRHRAS from the coding sequence ATGGTCGTGCTCATCATCGGGATGCTCATCTGCGTCGGACTGGCGGTCGCCGTCGTCGCGGTCGTGGCTGTCCCGGCACGTCGCGAGGGCCGCGAGCTCCTCACGCCCCAGGGCGAGGAGATCGTCGCGATCGTCAAGGAGAAGACCGAGTCGACCCTCGACAAGACCGGTGAGGCGATCTCGACCGCCAAGGACAAGGTGAGCGACACCGTGTCCAACCCGTTCAGCGACAACGCCGACGACACCCCGCGCCACCGCGCCAGCTGA